A region of the Desulfobacteraceae bacterium genome:
AAATCCTTGAAGCGGATCGCCTCGGTGGCAAGCTACAACTCCATGCGGCGGGACTCAGCGGCCTTCGCCCTTGTCCGTCTGCTGGTGGATCAGACCGACAAGGCCATCGACCTGCTCTCACGCGAAGACTACCTCTTCGACATCATCCCGGTTATGGCCGTCGAGTTGGAGAACCGGCCCGGCACCCTGGCCGAAATCACCGCCAAATTCGGCCGGGAGGGCATCAACATCAACTATGTTTACGGATCGGTGGCGGGGCCGGAATCCAAATGCCTCTTCGTCTTCTGCCCGGAGGACATCGAGCAGGCCGCCAAGCTCTTCCAGGAGTAGACCTGCCGTCCCCGCACCTCGCCGGGGATCCCGCGGCGCCCAAGGCTCAGGTGCGCTATAGCCGCAAGGCATCTGCGTAGGGGAAGATATGGATCCGCTCCCCGGAGCGGATGCGCACCTGGGTCTGGCGCCAGAAGTCGACATCGAACAGATCGGCGTGGTGCGCCATGAATTCTGCCTCCAGCGGGCCGGAAAGACCCAGGTAAGGCCGAAACTCCTCGGGAAAGACATCCGCTTCGCCCACCGTGAACCACGGTTCGGCCGCCATCTCGTCCTCGTAGCGGCGGGAGGGCGGTTTTTGGCGGAAATTGCAGGCGATCAGCGGGCAAAGCTCGTCGTAATCGTAAAACACCACCCGCCCGTGGCGGGTGACGCCGAAGTTTTTGAGCAGCAGGTCCCCCGGAAAAATATTGATCCGCGCCAGGTCCTTGATGGCGTTGCCGTAATCCACGACCACCGCCCGGGCGGCCTCGGGGCTGGCCGTCTGGAGGTAAAGATCCAGCGGCGTCACCCGCCGCTCCAGGTAGACGTGCCCGACTACCACCCGATCGGCTTCGATGCGCACCGTGCGCGGGGCCGAACGCGCCAGCTCCGCCAGCAGCGGTTCGTCAAAGCAGGCGTGGTCGAACTGCAGGTGTTCGAAAGACTGGGCGTCCAGGAGCCGCCCGGCCCGGTCGTGCTTGAAAACGAAATCGTAGCTGGCGATGACCTTGCGCCGGGTGGTTTCCTTGGGGTGGACGATGCGGTCCCGGATCAGTTTGAAGACCATATCGTAGCTCGGCATGTCGAAGACCACCATCACCAGCCCACGTTTGCCCCGCGAAATACGGAAAGGCTGGCCGCAGACCGTGGTGTTGGCCAGCAGGTCGCGGTAAAGCACGGTTTTGCCGTGCTTGTCGAAGCCCAGTGAAATATAGAGTTCGGCCAAAGGCTTAGACGGCAAGAGGGTCCGCAGAAAGCCCACCATCTCAGCGGGCCGCGGCACCGTCACGTGGAAATACGAGCGCGTGAAGCTAAAGAGGATGCTGACCGCCGTTTCGCTCAGCAGCACCGCGTCCACGACGATCCCCGCAGGCTTGTGGAGCAGGGCCAGCGCCATCGGCACCCCACCGCGGTCGGTGACCAGGCGCCCGACCAGGTAGGCCCCCATTTCCCGGTAAAAGACGCTGCGCACCACCTCCAGGCCCAGCAGCCGGATATCAGGCCCCATTTCCCCGAGACGGTCGTGGACCCGCGCCGCCACCCGCGCCGCATCCCCCGCCAGGTCCTGAAAGGGGCAGGTGAAGGCGGCGGCCGTTAGAACCCGCCGGATTGCCGGCGCCAGGGGGCCGTCGATGGGATGGACGTCATAGACCGGCTCCGGCGGATGCCGGGGCGGGTTTCTGAATTCGGCGGTAACGAACTCGATGGCCGCGTCCACCCCGACAGTGTTGAAGATCCGGCGCGTGACGGAATTGAAAAAGGTCTCGCCCAGCTCACGGTCACCGCGGGCCGCCAGCCGCTCGGAATAAAGGCCCTTCATGGCGGCCCAGAGGGAAACCTCGCTCAGGCGGTCGGCGAGCAGGCGCCGGGTCTCGGCGACCGCCCCGTCCAGAACGGCGGCATAGAGATCCAGGCGCTCGCCGGCATCGGCCTGCATGCCCTGCCAGTCGCGGCTTTCAAAGCGGCCCTGGGCGCGGCGGGTAAGATCGGCGAAGCGGGTGCGATAAGCGTCGAAGCCGTCGTGGATGATGCCGGCGGCCGCGCTGGCCGCTTGGCTGTCGGTCATGGGAGGGGGCATGGCAAGACTCCCGGCGGGGCCGCCGGACGGGGCTCAGGGGCGCTTGAAATGGGCCAGATAGTTGACCTCCAGGCCACCCCCCAGCCGGTAGCGGCGGGTAAAGGGGTTGTACTGCATGCCGGAAAAATCGCGGGCTGCCAGCCCAGCCTGCCGGCCCCACGCGGCGAGTTCGGCGGGCCGAACGAAGCGCCCGAAGACGTGGGTGCCGCGCGGCAAGAGCCGCAGAAGGTACTCGGCCCCGACAATCGCAAAGACAAAGGATTTGGCGGTGCGGTTGAGGGTGGCGAAGAAAACGTCCCCGCCGGGCCGCACCAGCCGACCGCAGGCGCGCACGATGGACGGCGGGTCGGGCACATGCTCCAGCAGCTCCATACAGACCACCACGTCGAAGCCTGCCGGCTGGCTGAGGGCCAGATCCTCGGCGGTGCCCCGGCGGTAATCGATGCACAGTCCGCTCTGCCGGGCGTGCAGGGAGGCCACCGCCAGCGGCGTCTCTCCCATGTCGATGCCCGTCACCCGAGCGCCGGCCAGCGCCAGGGCCTCTGAGAGCACGCCACCGCCGCAGCCCACGTCCAGCGCCCGTCGGTCGGCGAGCCGAACCCGGTCGGCGATGTAGCCCAGACGCAGCGGATTGATGTCGTGCAGGGATTTTAGGGCGCCCTTGGGGTCCCACCAGCGGGGCGCCACCGCCTCGAATTTGGCGATTTCCAGACGGTCGATATTTTCGGGTTGCGGCATCATCGGCTGCTCATGGGGACGCCGGCCCTCCGGCCGGGGAGTTGAAGGTCGAAACCGGGACCGGGTGCGTTTATCTGCCGGCGATGGGCGGCATCGGCTGCACCCAGCGGTTGGTGCGGCCGTCGTAGAACCACCGGTCCGGGAAACCCCGACGGGTCACGAAGGTCGGGTTTTCGGCCCACTCCAGTATCTGCTCGTAGGCCGCATGCAGTTTTTGAAACATGGCGCTGCTGCCCCCATGGTCGGGGTGGTGCCGCAGGGCCTGCCGGCGAAAAGCGCTTTTGACGATCCGCGGAAGCTCCGGACTGCTGAGATCCTCCCGGCGCAGCCTGAGCTGAACCAGGGAGTTGCCGATCAGGGTGGGCCGGAGCTTCTCCCGGGGGTTGAGGCGGCCGAGGGCCTCCTCCTGGCGGCTGGCCATCTTTAGCAGGTGAATCGAGGCCAGATAGCGCTTGCGGGTGCGCTCCTTCTCGGCCCACCAGTGATTGCCCAGCCGGGTGCTCATGCGAAAAAAATCCTCGGCCGGGGTGCGTCGCCCCGACCGGGGTTGAATGAAGCTGAAGACTGCCTGACGGTCGTAGGGCAGCAGGTCCAGCACCAGAATGGCGTCGGTAAAGAAAAAAGTGGCATAGC
Encoded here:
- a CDS encoding ACT domain-containing protein, producing the protein KSLKRIASVASYNSMRRDSAAFALVRLLVDQTDKAIDLLSREDYLFDIIPVMAVELENRPGTLAEITAKFGREGININYVYGSVAGPESKCLFVFCPEDIEQAAKLFQE
- the aceK gene encoding bifunctional isocitrate dehydrogenase kinase/phosphatase codes for the protein MPPPMTDSQAASAAAGIIHDGFDAYRTRFADLTRRAQGRFESRDWQGMQADAGERLDLYAAVLDGAVAETRRLLADRLSEVSLWAAMKGLYSERLAARGDRELGETFFNSVTRRIFNTVGVDAAIEFVTAEFRNPPRHPPEPVYDVHPIDGPLAPAIRRVLTAAAFTCPFQDLAGDAARVAARVHDRLGEMGPDIRLLGLEVVRSVFYREMGAYLVGRLVTDRGGVPMALALLHKPAGIVVDAVLLSETAVSILFSFTRSYFHVTVPRPAEMVGFLRTLLPSKPLAELYISLGFDKHGKTVLYRDLLANTTVCGQPFRISRGKRGLVMVVFDMPSYDMVFKLIRDRIVHPKETTRRKVIASYDFVFKHDRAGRLLDAQSFEHLQFDHACFDEPLLAELARSAPRTVRIEADRVVVGHVYLERRVTPLDLYLQTASPEAARAVVVDYGNAIKDLARINIFPGDLLLKNFGVTRHGRVVFYDYDELCPLIACNFRQKPPSRRYEDEMAAEPWFTVGEADVFPEEFRPYLGLSGPLEAEFMAHHADLFDVDFWRQTQVRIRSGERIHIFPYADALRL
- the ubiG gene encoding bifunctional 2-polyprenyl-6-hydroxyphenol methylase/3-demethylubiquinol 3-O-methyltransferase UbiG, with translation MMPQPENIDRLEIAKFEAVAPRWWDPKGALKSLHDINPLRLGYIADRVRLADRRALDVGCGGGVLSEALALAGARVTGIDMGETPLAVASLHARQSGLCIDYRRGTAEDLALSQPAGFDVVVCMELLEHVPDPPSIVRACGRLVRPGGDVFFATLNRTAKSFVFAIVGAEYLLRLLPRGTHVFGRFVRPAELAAWGRQAGLAARDFSGMQYNPFTRRYRLGGGLEVNYLAHFKRP
- a CDS encoding J domain-containing protein — its product is MQPRGNLIAPFFARKPGRRCLSCGAEITSRRRHYCSVDCRQKLRRSLAISTGLLQTLNARYATFFFTDAILVLDLLPYDRQAVFSFIQPRSGRRTPAEDFFRMSTRLGNHWWAEKERTRKRYLASIHLLKMASRQEEALGRLNPREKLRPTLIGNSLVQLRLRREDLSSPELPRIVKSAFRRQALRHHPDHGGSSAMFQKLHAAYEQILEWAENPTFVTRRGFPDRWFYDGRTNRWVQPMPPIAGR